One region of Oncorhynchus tshawytscha isolate Ot180627B unplaced genomic scaffold, Otsh_v2.0 Un_scaffold_88_pilon_pilon, whole genome shotgun sequence genomic DNA includes:
- the brd9 gene encoding bromodomain-containing protein 9: MGKKHKKHKPEWRTVDDCEDKPFEKQLKLVLKVGGSEITELSGSGHDSSYYDDRSDHERERHKDKKKKKKKKSEKEKDKHVDDEERRRRKEEKRKKREREQNESEAATASASGVGLPTVVPSHTGVAVEPFMLPKIPNIGISFEQQEEKKRKRERSEMEPEVMDQFHPNIKVEVEQPGDRPVRACRTAPESECTPRQQLLEHFLRQLQRKDAHGFFTFPVTDAIAPGYSVIIKHPMDFSTMNDKITDNEYKTVTEFKADFKLMCDNAMVYNRPETVYYKAAKKLLHTGFKMMSKERLLALKRSMSFMQDMDFSQQAAILGDEDLASEEPPPEVISMPVESASAKKSKKPKDIKDMKEVISYLYEPEGNACSLTDSTAEEHVLALVEHAADEAHDRINRYMPNSKVYILIPGCYLRKEPDGNLLYTVVQLNPEAKEEETHPVDLSSLSNKLLPGLTTLGFKDDRRHKVTFLSSTYNTQTLQNNSIYPDLLPDEMDLLYSAYGDETGVQCALSIQEFVKGCGNVTKRLVDGLLDKMTAGDHSKAVYQIRQKRNMALPDETKSNIYDMQMADGTGLGEGSSVLDFMSMKSYSDMSLEMSMLNSLGKSVKKEPGHEDGVSQQHFEEAAKLLQEFQEGQVERGGSRPSSNLSSLSGTSDRDQHHLGSPSHLGVGDQSEMVHDPYEFLQSPEPGSTSNS, encoded by the exons ATGGGGAAGAAGCATAAAAAGCACAAGCCGGAGTGGAGAACAGTTGATG ACTGTGAGGACAAGCCTTTTGAGAAGCAGCTGAAGCTGGTGCTCAAAGTGGGAGGAAGTGAGATCACAGAACTCTCAGGCTCCGGCCATGACTCCAGTTACTACGACGACAGGTCAGACCATGAACGAGAGCGCCACAAggacaaaaagaagaagaagaagaaaaagtctGAGAAGGAGAAAGACAAACACGTagatgatgaggagaggagaagacggaAG gaagagaagagaaagaagagagagcgggagcagaaTGAATCAGAGGCTGCTACTGCCTCTGCCAGTGGTGTGGGCCTGCCCACTGTTGTGCCCAGTCACACTGGTGTGGCAGTCGAGCCTTTCATGCTGCCAAAGATACCAAACATTGGTATTAGTTTTGAG cagcaggaggagaagaagaggaagagggagaggtctGAGATGGAGCCAGAGGTGATGGACCAGTTTCACCCCAACATCAAGGTAGAGGTGGAGCAACCAGGAGACCGGCCTGTCAGGGCTTGCAGGACAGCCCCGG AGAGTGAGTGCACCCCTCGACAGCAGCTCCTGGAACACTTCCTGCGCCAGCTTCAGAG GAAGGATGCCCATGGGTTCTTCACTTTCCCAGTGACAGACGCCATCGCTCCAGGTTACTCTGTGATAATCAAACACCCCATGGATTTCAGCACCATGAACGACAAGATCACAGACAACGAGTACAAAACCGTCACGGAGTTCAAG GCGGACTTCAAGCTGATGTGTGATAATGCCATGGTGTACAACCGCCCGGAGACCGTTTACTACAAGGCTGCCAAGAAACTGCTGCACACTGGCTTCAAGATGATGAGCAAA GAGCGGCTGTTAGCACTGAAGCGCAGCATGTCTTTCATGCAGGACATGGATTTCTCTCAGCAGGCGGCCATTTTAGGGGATGAGGACTTGGCGTCTGAGGAGCCCCCTCCGGAGGTCATCTCCATGCCCGTGGAGTCGGCGTCGGCCAAGAAATCCAAGAAACCCAAAGACATCAAAGATATGAAGGAAGTCATCAG TTACCTGTATGAGCCAGAGGGGAACGCCTGCAGCCTGACTGACAGCACAGCGGAGGAACACGTTCTGGCCCTGGTGGAGCACGCTGCAGATGAAGCACACGACCGCATCAACCGATACATGCCCAACTCCAAGGTATatatactcattccagg ATGTTACCTGAGGAAAGAGCCTGATGGTAATCTGTTATACACTGTAGTTCAGCTGAATCCAGAAGCAAAAG AGGAGGAGACCCACCCTGTGGACCTGAGCTCTCTGTCCAATAAGCTCCTTCCTGGATTAACAACACTGGGTTTCAAAGATGACAGGAGACACAAGG tgacgtTCCTGAGCAGTACCTACAACACCCAGACCCTGCAGAACAACTCCATCTACCCAGACCTGCTGCCTGATGAGATGGACCTGCTCTACTCAGCCTACGGGGATGAGACTGGGGTGCAGTGTGCTCTCAG TATTCAGGAGTTTGTTAAAGGTTGTGGGAACGTTACTAAGCGTTTGGTTGACGGGTTGCTGGATAAGATGACTGCAGGGGACCACTCTAAGGCTGTCTACCAGATCAGACAG AAAAGAAACATGGCGTTACCAGACGAAACCAAGAGCAACATTTACGATATGCAG ATGGCTGATGGGACAGGTCTGGGAGAGGGCAGCTCAGTGCTGGACTTCATGTCCATGAAGAGCTACTCTGACATGTCTCTGGAGATGTCCATGCTCAACTCTTTAG GGAAGTCAGTGAAGAAGGAGCCGGGGCATGAAGACGGGGTCAGTCAGCAGCACTTTGAGGAGGCAGCCAAGCTGCTGCAGGAGTTCCAGGAGGgccaggtggagaggggaggctccagaccctcctctaacctctcctccctgtcaGGGACCTCCGACAGGGACCAGCACCACCTGG GGAGTCCCTCACACCTGGGTGTTGGTGACCAGTCTGAGATGGTTCATGACCCCTATGAGTTCCTCCAGTCTCCAGAGCCAGGCTCCACATCCAACAGCTGA